One Pararge aegeria chromosome 1, ilParAegt1.1, whole genome shotgun sequence genomic region harbors:
- the LOC120624249 gene encoding uncharacterized protein LOC120624249 has product MIEQHKFAITIMIFLTASQAKMMRNSALITKMVSNFHQNNNITSEPNKEFDSVLTRMQIVLCKNFPTIPCKLITQDNTLKKLIEKSIQQINNKKTSLDKKTTPSNGYLRLFPMLNNDDLSKFIQMSEVFNSHEKKHAQKKNIAKEGNRKVKARALEKNSREKSRKIFKIKSKRTSAYNRKKLRKFYPHKVKYTNKNSRKVDVGDSNAEKFSMSVEAPDMPLVKQHQHFSYKAEPEHPPVWRIDYTKHGEPSIHVFDYGRDGFNGKITKTGPNILMDGRPVAGIFVELYKKRDESWTQWHNTVTSSDGRIQFPFLQDSMAAGTYKLKFNVEEYYTRNHKETLYPFVEIVFNTKEGDHYHIPLLLSPYGYSTYKGS; this is encoded by the exons atgaTAGAACAACATAAATTTGCTATTACTATTATGATATTCCTAACAGCGAGTCAAGCTAAGATGATGCGAAACAGTGCACTTATAACCAAAATGGTATCAAACTTTCACCAGAACAATAATATTACCTCCGAACCCAATAAAGAATTTGATTCAGTTTTGACCAGAATGCAAATTGTCCTTTGCAAAAACTTTCCAACAATACCCTGCAAATTGATCACTCAAgataatacattgaaaaaatTAATAGAGAAATCAATACAGCAGATCAACAACAAGAAAACCTCTTTAGATAAAAAAACGACACCATCTAACGGTTATCTCCGTCTCTTCCCGATGCTTAATAACGATGACTTATCAAAATTCATACAAATGAGCGAAGTTTTCAACAGCCATGAAAAGAAACACgctcaaaagaaaaatatagccAAAGAAGGAAATAGAAAAGTAAAAGCTAGAGCATTGGAGAAGAATAGCCGTGAAAAGAGTAggaaaatctttaaaattaagTCGAAACGTACTTCAGCGTACAACAGAAAAAAACTACGCAAGTTCTACCCCCATAAGGTCAAATACACGAACAAAAATAGCCGAAAAGTTGACGTTGGAGATAGCAACGCGGAAAAGTTTTCCATGTCAGTAGAAGCTCCAGACATGCCATTGGTAAAGCAGCATCAACATTTCTCATATAAAGCTGAGCCAGAGCACCCTCCCGTTTGGAGAATAGACTACACGAAACATGGGGAACCCAGCATTCATGTATTTGATTATGGCAGAGACGGATTTAatggaaaaattacaaaaactgGACCAAATATACTTATGGATG GGAGGCCGGTTGCAGGAATATTTGTGGAGCTTTATAAGAAGCGAGACGAATCTTGGACGCAGTGGCATAATACAGTGACATCTAGCGATGGGAGAATACAGTTTCCTTTCTTACAAGACTCAATGGCAGCTGGAACATACAAGCTGAAATTTAATGTGGAAGAATATTATACGAGAAACCATAAAGAAACCTTGTACCCGTTCGTAGAG ATAGTATTCAACACTAAGGAAGGAGACCACTACCACATCCCACTTCTGCTCAGTCCATACGGCTACTCAACTTACAAAGGAAGTTAa